A single genomic interval of Shewanella psychropiezotolerans harbors:
- a CDS encoding YcxB family protein, with product MTSPFSYTTQYSLDKAHFSECFDESVTIDTTWRAYTKAIGFFFVGVALLLTGMNAYASWFVIGLGALEWGNVKFKKTWWLWRQMMSKAAGNEVMLTLDEQGISSYSFYVKSQILWSDVSEIITTDRGFLIKHLGGTSYVSKQVLNETALAFIDRKV from the coding sequence ATGACCTCCCCTTTCAGCTACACGACCCAATACAGTCTCGATAAGGCTCATTTTAGTGAATGCTTCGATGAATCTGTCACAATTGACACCACGTGGCGTGCCTACACTAAAGCAATAGGCTTCTTTTTCGTCGGTGTAGCCTTATTGCTTACAGGCATGAATGCCTATGCTTCTTGGTTTGTTATCGGACTAGGAGCATTGGAATGGGGAAATGTGAAGTTTAAAAAAACTTGGTGGCTCTGGCGACAGATGATGAGTAAAGCAGCCGGAAATGAAGTGATGCTAACCTTAGATGAACAAGGGATCAGCAGCTACTCCTTCTATGTTAAGAGTCAGATATTGTGGAGTGATGTCTCTGAGATAATAACCACAGACAGGGGCTTTCTCATTAAACATCTAGGTGGCACCAGCTATGTCTCTAAACAAGTACTCAATGAAACCGCGCTAGCCTTTATAGACCGTAAAGTTTAG
- a CDS encoding GNAT family protein, with translation MDIRESNIIEIRHSDIEDIVAIKNIYSQPSCYSGTLLHPFPSLLRWQKRLSELPENFHSLVAVALYKRNGFIIEGEARDYAFRDGEYVDAFIMANVKDG, from the coding sequence GTGGATATACGAGAAAGTAACATCATTGAAATTCGTCATAGTGATATTGAGGACATAGTAGCGATTAAGAATATCTATTCTCAGCCTTCATGTTATAGCGGAACCTTACTGCATCCTTTTCCCTCTTTGCTACGTTGGCAAAAGCGGCTCAGTGAGCTTCCGGAAAACTTTCACAGCCTGGTGGCTGTCGCACTCTATAAGCGTAATGGCTTCATCATAGAGGGAGAAGCCAGAGATTACGCCTTTAGAGATGGAGAATATGTGGATGCGTTTATCATGGCAAACGTTAAAGATGGATAA
- a CDS encoding PAS domain-containing protein, whose amino-acid sequence MKLKEIIGIKPDTQLSWQQFKALVINKDKANFELLTKQECKPGTRLSFEFRIYKAGKPCWFKLNSEAFLSDGEKFTITGSLIDCTEEKENILALRDAIESKNLALEAGNIGNWRAELDENQQWAWDWDLRANDMFALQPSDIGHLQKWVDRLHPEDSDAVLEAVQHSLKTGESFNKQYRTILPSGEIKHILGKGKVGRDKVNRISRIDGICIDQSPIFKAQEELQEINDELEARVNLRTLELQQAKERAEQANQTKSEFLSMMSHELRTPMNAVIGSLDLLTLSKQSPESTDLIETAATSANSLVTILNDILDITKIESGKLQLEARDYSIADTIDNVVKIFQPVAIKKGVVLNVEEDPSIPRFVEGDALRVRQVLFNLLGNAIKFTSSLDGKGGWSI is encoded by the coding sequence TTGAAACTAAAAGAAATTATAGGAATAAAACCTGATACGCAACTTAGCTGGCAACAATTTAAGGCGCTGGTCATAAATAAAGACAAGGCTAACTTTGAACTCCTAACTAAACAAGAATGTAAACCCGGTACTCGTCTCAGCTTTGAATTTCGTATCTATAAAGCAGGTAAACCCTGCTGGTTCAAACTTAATAGCGAAGCATTCTTATCCGACGGAGAAAAGTTCACCATTACAGGCTCTTTAATTGATTGCACCGAAGAAAAAGAGAATATACTTGCATTAAGAGATGCTATCGAGTCTAAGAACTTAGCCCTAGAAGCTGGCAATATTGGCAACTGGCGGGCAGAGCTAGATGAAAATCAACAGTGGGCATGGGACTGGGACTTAAGAGCTAACGACATGTTTGCCCTACAACCTTCAGATATAGGCCATCTTCAAAAATGGGTTGATAGGCTGCACCCTGAAGATTCCGATGCAGTGCTAGAAGCAGTACAACACTCTTTAAAAACGGGAGAGAGCTTTAATAAACAATACCGCACCATATTACCCTCCGGCGAAATAAAACATATATTAGGAAAAGGCAAAGTGGGTCGGGATAAGGTGAATAGAATATCTCGTATTGATGGGATCTGCATCGATCAATCTCCCATATTCAAGGCTCAGGAAGAGTTACAAGAGATCAATGATGAACTCGAAGCCAGAGTCAACTTACGCACCTTAGAGCTACAACAGGCAAAAGAAAGAGCCGAACAAGCTAACCAAACTAAGAGTGAGTTTCTTTCCATGATGAGTCATGAACTCAGAACCCCCATGAATGCCGTCATAGGCTCCTTAGATCTTTTAACTCTCTCTAAGCAAAGCCCTGAGTCCACAGATTTAATTGAAACAGCAGCCACATCGGCCAATAGTTTAGTCACTATCTTAAATGACATTCTTGATATCACTAAAATTGAGTCTGGTAAGTTGCAACTCGAAGCGCGAGATTATTCAATCGCCGATACCATAGATAATGTCGTAAAAATATTTCAGCCAGTAGCAATCAAGAAAGGCGTTGTTCTTAATGTTGAAGAAGATCCATCTATTCCCCGATTTGTAGAAGGGGACGCACTTAGGGTTCGACAAGTGCTATTTAACTTACTCGGTAATGCCATAAAATTCACCTCGAGTCTCGATGGTAAAGGGGGGTGGTCAATTTAA
- a CDS encoding response regulator: MVNLKAEVVEHNNTVYQIAFTITDNGIGIDKETQKKLFTPFTQAQRSTTRKYGGTGLGLAICGKLINLMSGQIELSSTLGEGSSFRVQLPFWHSKKTDEKFQLASSKIALIQLCGHLEQRSDNIRKHLIAEKSRVAHYDIADINLAIADNDAVLLLCCNLDAYQQTLLDIYQDHRLASNLIIGVLSSQISQTRRLMPQSLLVSIDPMTRSQLVASIKKVIDQEICLSLDEIKTNNLMTSIKQSTNKNKCADILVVEDNPLNQKLIAKQLATLGYQCDLANDGLHGIEKWRSIDYKIILTDCHMPNLDGYNMTKKIRLIELQEQRQAIPIVAITGAAMSGDAEHCYSTGMNDFVSKPMILKDLKAVMNKWYIANNRE; this comes from the coding sequence GTGGTCAATTTAAAAGCCGAAGTTGTTGAACACAATAATACGGTATACCAAATTGCCTTTACCATTACTGATAATGGTATAGGCATAGATAAAGAGACTCAAAAAAAGCTGTTTACGCCATTCACTCAAGCTCAGCGTTCTACCACCCGTAAATATGGAGGAACCGGGTTAGGTTTAGCCATTTGTGGAAAGTTGATTAACTTGATGAGCGGACAAATTGAACTGTCTAGTACACTTGGCGAAGGCTCATCTTTCAGAGTTCAACTTCCCTTCTGGCACTCTAAAAAAACAGATGAAAAATTTCAATTAGCAAGCTCTAAGATTGCACTCATTCAGCTTTGTGGTCACTTAGAGCAGCGCTCTGATAATATAAGAAAACACTTAATCGCTGAAAAAAGTCGAGTGGCTCACTACGATATTGCAGATATTAATTTAGCAATCGCTGATAATGATGCTGTACTATTACTATGCTGTAATTTAGATGCTTACCAACAAACCCTCCTCGATATATACCAAGACCATAGACTCGCTTCAAACTTGATCATAGGTGTGCTTTCTTCACAAATAAGTCAAACCAGAAGACTCATGCCACAAAGTTTATTGGTATCAATCGATCCTATGACTCGTAGCCAGTTAGTCGCATCAATTAAAAAAGTCATAGATCAAGAAATATGCTTATCACTCGATGAAATTAAAACCAATAACTTAATGACGAGCATCAAGCAATCCACCAATAAAAATAAATGTGCAGACATCTTAGTCGTGGAGGATAACCCTTTGAATCAAAAGCTTATAGCTAAACAACTAGCCACTTTAGGTTACCAGTGTGATCTGGCAAACGATGGACTGCATGGCATAGAAAAGTGGCGTTCCATCGACTACAAAATCATTCTTACCGATTGTCATATGCCTAACCTAGACGGCTACAACATGACAAAGAAAATCAGATTGATTGAGCTGCAAGAGCAAAGACAAGCCATTCCAATCGTCGCGATCACTGGAGCCGCCATGAGTGGGGATGCAGAGCATTGCTACTCTACTGGCATGAATGACTTCGTAAGTAAGCCAATGATATTAAAGGATTTAAAGGCTGTAATGAATAAATGGTACATAGCAAATAACCGAGAATGA
- a CDS encoding Hpt domain-containing protein — protein MNEGTRHILNRNIMIDLIGDEPDLIKQFEIDFLNQAKVSLQKMADMYNTNQLHEIKEEAHFLKTSAKAVGAEQISHLLQALEISGSEHNKPECRELILKTKVALQQIYGVITNDQ, from the coding sequence ATGAACGAAGGGACTCGTCATATCTTAAATAGAAATATCATGATTGATCTCATTGGAGATGAACCTGATCTCATTAAACAATTTGAAATCGATTTTTTAAATCAAGCCAAAGTCTCATTACAAAAAATGGCCGATATGTATAACACGAATCAATTGCATGAAATTAAAGAAGAAGCCCACTTTCTTAAAACATCGGCAAAAGCCGTTGGTGCCGAACAAATATCCCATCTGCTACAGGCATTAGAAATATCGGGTTCAGAACACAATAAACCAGAATGCAGAGAACTGATTTTAAAAACTAAAGTGGCACTACAACAAATATATGGAGTGATAACCAATGACCAATAA